Proteins encoded in a region of the Tripterygium wilfordii isolate XIE 37 chromosome 21, ASM1340144v1, whole genome shotgun sequence genome:
- the LOC119987675 gene encoding tubby-like F-box protein 7 produces MIGHLGEVRRDCETMWIRSLTISKSSKAPVDGEKDQRRQRIGDESGGLDSVDLGNVDDDTDSWGGMVPELLGEIIRRMEASEDRWPQRQNVVACACVCKKWREVTKEIAMSPLNSHKITFPSSLKQPGPRDFPYQCLIRRNKKTSTFYLCLAHTPSLTGEGKFLLAARRCRHLGSIEYVISLDVDDVSQGSNAYVGKLCSDFSGTKFRIYDSQPPNNGAKPSSSRASRRFARKQISPQVSAGNFEVGQVSYKCNLLKSRGPRRMVCSLNCHQSAERASDELLDNSKIKEAQPTSSHTILMNKAPRWHAHLQCWCLNFHGRVTVASVKNFQLVATMDQSLPGGKGDGETVLLQFGKVDDDLFTMDYRQPLSAFLAFAICLTSFGTKLACE; encoded by the exons ATGATTGGACATCTGG GAGAAGTCAGAAGAGACTGTGAGACTATGTGGATTCGATCGCTGACGATCTCAAAATCCTCGAAGGCCCCAGTAGACGGAGAAAAAGACCAGAGACGGCAACGAATTGGAGATGAATCGGGCGGGTTGGACTCGGTTGACTTGGGAAACGTCGACGACGACACCGATTCATGGGGTGGAATGGTTCCGGAGTTGCTTGGCGAGATCATACGGAGAATGGAAGCAAGCGAGGATCGGTGGCCGCAACGCCAAAATGTCGTCGCTTGTGCCTGCGTTTGCAAGAAGTGGAGAGAGGTAACCAAGGAGATCGCTATGTCGCCTCTGAATAGCCATAAAATCACTTTCCCTTCTAGCCTTAAACAG CCGGGTCCACGGGACTTTCCCTATCAGTGTCTCATTCGTCGGAACAAGAAGACATCAACATTTTACTTGTGTCTTGCCCACACTCCGT CGTTGACAGGCGAGGGAAAGTTCCTTCTAGCTGCACGAAGGTGTAGGCATCTAGGTAGCATTGAGTATGTGATATCACTTGATGTAGATGACGTATCGCAAGGAAGCAATGCTTATGTAGGAAAATTATG TTCAGATTTTTCAGGTACCAAGTTTAGAATCTATGACAGCCAGCCTCCAAATAATGGTGCCAAGCCATCAAGCAGTAGAGCTAGCCGCCGATTTGCTCGCAAACAAATAAGCCCCCAAGTTTCGGCAGGCAATTTTGAGGTTGGACAAGTTTCTTACAAGTGCAACCTTTTAAAATCAAGAGGTCCAAGGAGGATGGTTTGTTCACTGAATTGCCATCAATCAGCAGAAAGAGCCAGTGATGAACTTCTGGATAATTCAAAGATAAAGGAAGCACAGCCTACTTCTTCGCACACGATCTTGATGAACAAAGCTCCACGGTGGCATGCGCATTTGCAGTGCTGGTGCTTGAATTTCCATGGTCGAGTGACTGTAGCTTCTGTTAAGAACTTTCAACTGGTTGCGACGATGGACCAGAGCCTGCCAGGAGGGAAAGGAGATGGAGAAACTGTTCTCCTTCAGTTTGGGAAGGTGGACGATGATTTGTTCACCATGGACTATAGACAGCCCCTGTCAGCTTTTCTGGCATTTGCTATTTGCCTCACCAGCTTTGGTACAAAACTCGCTTGTGAGTAA